CAGAAATATGCCGAAGGACATTCGGTGTTCTATGATTTTATGGGCTTGTTCTTTATATATTACACCGAAACGGTTGGTCAAATAATAAATACTTGCGTCTCAGTGGTAGTTCTTATCTGTATAGGCGTATCCATATGGCGAATGGCCGCTGTATCATACATATCGATAGGAAAAGTGATGAGAACCTTTGCTTTGCTGCTGATCCTACACATTTGTGGCTTAGCTTTGGCCATCGGTTTGCCATTGCTGATGGCGGTAATGTTCGATGCCGGCGATCGTTCGTTGACGTGGTTCAGTCACAAATGGCTAACATTCGGTTTGTACATCTGTCCCTCACTGATCGGCATGTGCTTGCCTTCACTGCTTTATTTGAGCTTCAATAGAAATGTAAGTATGAGTACGATTCAAAAACTCTTTGCATGGACTGACTTTGCATGGACTTTTAGGACAAATTgagaaaatcatttaaaatcCAGCTGATTATGCATTCCCACGCATTGGTATTGGCGGTCGTCTGCATAGTGTTGACGTTTGTGGGCATGCGTAGCTCTTACCTACTTATGATATCCTTGTTCTTCTACGGTATAGCTGTAATTTTAAATTTGCTATTGACACTGCAGCACAGAGGTGAGTTCATAAGAGTTCATGAAGGGCAGTGGTTTATGAGGGTTTATTCATTTCTAGGAATGCTGTGGTCCGTTTTGGTTGTGCTAAGTCAAATTATGCCTTTCTTGTATTTCGCATATATTTTTCTTGCGTTAAATTCCACCTTAATGCCAATGATGGGTCGATTTGGTTCTTCTCTAAATCCAGATCTTCTGATAGGAGGTCTATGTGCCCTCGGAACTATTTTGTCTATGGGCTTTGTGGTAAGATGTGAATGTAGAAGAATGTCAGCATACACCCACGtctctatttatttttttttatttcttttgtagACGCCTATGATCAATTTATTCCGACACTCCAAATCCATTTTGCTTGGTTTGTTGGTAACCACTTTTGTATTTTCAATGATTGCAGTAAGCCCGGTGGGATTTCCATATACCCCCAAGACCAATGTGGGTAGAGTTAATTTTCTCGTAAGTATTTGATCTTTCACGGTCCAAGGGCAGTAGAAATTAATTCAATATTCTTTCAGAATGTCCAAAGGGTATTCTATGAATATGACAGCACAGTCAGTACAAATGAGTCCGGCtattattttgatttccaagaTAGACGCATACACTATCCGATCGAAGGTAAAAGGCAGCAATTGCActtagctcatatatatttcacAGCAGCACAATCGAAAGATATGAAGTCCCATTTGAGCAAATTTGTCTTGTTCTCGCACCACATACTATAACATACATTTCTTCTTCATTATAGAACACGTTGATCTAAGCGAAATGGAAAGTGTTACAGAGGATTGCGATGAATTAATGATGTGTGGCTTGCCTCTCTTCAATCATCGCTGGTTCAAATCCCGTATGAAGGGTTATTGGCTTCCTTCCAAAGAGCCTATAGAAATGCCTGGTACACCAACGTTAAATTTGCTCAATAAAACTTTTGTGAACGGCACCACCAATGTGGTACGTTACAATTTTGAGCTGAGCGGTCCTCCACACATGAGCATATTCCTATTACCTTTGGATGGTGTGGTGGTGGAAGATTGGAGTTTTCTCAAAAACATGCTGCAAGATCGAGTCAAGTATGAACCGCCCTACCACATATACTTTTCATACGGAAAACTATCAACGCCTTTAAACTTTTACTTTGATTTAAAAGTGAGTAGCGGAACACtttcatttgcaattttacagtgATTTTTTCCCATCTACAGATCGGTGATAAATCTTTGGACAATCCACTTGTGGAATTAGGAATAGCTGCTCACTATGTAAACTTCGATTTTCCCCGAGGCGAATCCACAAAGGCATTCATAAACAGTTTTCCCGATTACATATTTGTTATGGAATGGCCTAGCTCTTACGAGCGCTATATATTTTAAGTGTTGTGTTAAATAAATACATTCTAAGTTATCAAATAATACACATAGCATTTGTATAGTTTAATCGTAGTTGATGAAACGTCCTAATTTCCACTCATTAGTTTTTGTATGGATCGATCGAATTTCCTGTAAACATATACAAACATTTTAGTGGGAACATGTATGTACGTACATGTATATGTAAATAAAGCAACATTATGCactgtgtaaaaaaaaaacatttggtaAGTTCCAATCATTGTGAAATTATTGAGAAGAGCTCACTTAGATAAACAATTCTAAAACAATTACATTCGGTAGCGACAAATCCAACAGTCATGTGGAAATCGAACCCACACGTGCGCACTAAACGCAGAACTATGTCTTTGGcgggaaaaaaataaacaaaaagttgcctttttttggggccattGTGACTGGACACGTTTGATAATGAACTCAGTGTTTTGTTACACAGCGCTTATTGAATTAAACTTACTTTGAACTTAATGCCTCCCCTGGCAAGAAGAATGGATTACACACTGCGTCTGTGTACAGCATGTGCAGATTGCGAAACATCTGTAAGGAGTAGAATGCACATGAAAACATAATTATATGAGTAATGCACAAACTAATGTGAAATATTCTAGATTAGATTTAAGGAAATGCATGCATGTATATGACGTAAAATATGATCTGAGGCTCTTATCGGAATATTCATTAAGGCGTTGATGatcaaacgtttttttttctcgtgaATTCCGTGTTTTTTCATGATATTAAGATACTGGAACCTGCAGCCACTTAATTCCGTTAAAAGTTTTTCTACGATCACTTGATTGGACTTGCCAAGTACGATCATGTGATTAGGCTTGTATTGGATCTGAAAGATTGTTTACCCAATCCGCTCTGGATCGGCTGTCGGAGTATAACTTTTCCCAATGCCAAAGAGGGAATATGGTCTCCAAAAACATCATTCAATCAGCAGCTATTTAGTACTTCTACCACCACATCCACATGAATGTTTATATAGAGGCTCTTTTTTGTACCATTCATGTTCCAGAGTCTATAGAGCCTGAGATTTTAACCACTttcggaatatatatatatatatatatatatatatatatatatatatatatatatatatatatatatatatatatatatatatatatatatatatatatatatatatatatatatatatatatatatatatatatatatatatatatatatatatatatatatatatatatatgtatatatttatatgggtgctatatccaaatctgaactgatttcgagtcGTAGAAGAATGCGTAGCGCGAAGTtctgagaagatcggttgataatgtGTTTGCAAAGGCTGTAGATGTGAAAGTCGGGCGACATATTTATAtaaatgggagccatatctgaatctgaaccgatttctattaaatttaccAATTGTGTCGAGATTCAAAAGTGACcccccttgtgccaaatttcttgaTAATCGATACACAAATGCCGAAATATTGCAGTAtgagttcaaatcggacaaaca
The genomic region above belongs to Stomoxys calcitrans chromosome 5, idStoCalc2.1, whole genome shotgun sequence and contains:
- the LOC106090158 gene encoding endoplasmic reticulum metallopeptidase 1, with the protein product MSPTKLKRLEWYYAPAFLLFWFVLFVAVVIPVYFHLPTALRVLDEEARPGEFIAERAERILFAFDMIGPKVVGSFANENLTVQLLHDEVERIRQSMNHELYDMEVDVQVVSGAYMHWSMINMYQGLQNFVVKLSSKSSTSQNYLLINSHFDTKPGSPGTGDDGAMLVVMLEILRVMATSRETFTHPIVFLFNGAEENPLQASHGFITQHKWAPNCRALINLDSAGSGHKEILFQSGPNHPWLMKYYNEYAKRPFATSVAEELFQANIIPSDTDFRIFRDYGKVPGLDFAHSYNGYVYHTKYDNINVIPRGTLQTTGENILSLARALANAPEMEDTEKYAEGHSVFYDFMGLFFIYYTETVGQIINTCVSVVVLICIGVSIWRMAAVSYISIGKVMRTFALLLILHICGLALAIGLPLLMAVMFDAGDRSLTWFSHKWLTFGLYICPSLIGMCLPSLLYLSFNRNDKLRKSFKIQLIMHSHALVLAVVCIVLTFVGMRSSYLLMISLFFYGIAVILNLLLTLQHRGMLWSVLVVLSQIMPFLYFAYIFLALNSTLMPMMGRFGSSLNPDLLIGGLCALGTILSMGFVTPMINLFRHSKSILLGLLVTTFVFSMIAVSPVGFPYTPKTNVGRVNFLNVQRVFYEYDSTVSTNESGYYFDFQDRRIHYPIEEHVDLSEMESVTEDCDELMMCGLPLFNHRWFKSRMKGYWLPSKEPIEMPGTPTLNLLNKTFVNGTTNVVRYNFELSGPPHMSIFLLPLDGVVVEDWSFLKNMLQDRVKYEPPYHIYFSYGKLSTPLNFYFDLKIGDKSLDNPLVELGIAAHYVNFDFPRGESTKAFINSFPDYIFVMEWPSSYERYIF